The sequence TGTTGCCGACCTGCTGTTTGTAGTAACTCAGAGTATCAATTGCGCCCATCAACTGGTTGATGGTGCTGTTGGCTTGATCCCAGATATACGCCGCAGGTGCAGCGGTGTTTTGCAGCATGTTTTCGTACTGCTGTAATTGGGTTTTATATTGCTCAATTTGTTTTAGCGTTTGAGCCACGCTTTCCATCGCAGTCATGATGTTTTGCGAGAGGTTGGTGGCATCCATCACTGGGATACCCGCCCCCGCCGCTTGAATTTCTGAAATAGGGAAAACGGCAGTTGACGCCATGAAGATGACTAATGTGAACTTGGTTGCTATCGCTAACTTAGTGCAATGCATATTTTTCTCCGCTGTTATGAGGGCATGTGTCGCGAGATAACAGGCCCAATACTTTTGCCTCGCAGAGCAAGATCCCCGTTGAGCGCCGAAGGTGCGAATAAGGGAGAGTGAAGATTGATAACCAGCTTGCTGGTTAGCTAACTTCACCTATCTTGCCCTCGTATCTGCCAGTTTGTTTTCAAGACATATTTCTCAATCAAGATAAAACCAAGATTCAAGCAAGATAAAACCGAGATAGAACCAAGATGAAATCAAGATTAATCCAAGATATATCCAAGAAAATTAAATAAGATATAAATATGAGCAAACGATATATCGTAATTTAACTTTTCAAGGTGATAGAAAATCGCCTGAAATTACCTCTGAAACTGTTTCCGTTGGAAAATACATTCTTCTGCCGACATAAAATTTCTTGTCATTTAACTTCTTGGCCCAAGGCTCTTTGGGTTGCAATAAAGCCATTCTTAGACCCTCCGGCTTTCTACTTAAAATGGCCGCGAGTTGTTCCAGTGTTATCACTGCTCCATGTGTTTCAATCAATATATCGAAATTACTTTTCATAAACTTGGCTCAATTAACATTGGATGATTTATTATTATCTGGACTTGGTTAGTTTGCATGGTAATATTATTTAAAATTCCTACACCTTATGAGTGAACTCACTATATGTTTTCGAAAAAAGAGTTAATCGAAAGGGATAAGGTTCGTACTACTTTTCTGATGCAAGAGTTAATGCGAAGAACTAATACAACCAATCCAAATCAATTCGCCAAATGGTTTGATCTGCGTACCGAGAGTATGAGAATCGATGGAAAAGAGATTCCTGAAACAACAACATCGAAGAAGTGGTATCCGATAGCTAAAGGCGATCAATCCATAACAAAGAAGACCTTAGCTGATCTAAAAATGTTCTTTGATGACATAGAGATAGTGTATCAATATGGCCCCGGAGGGCTGTGGGCGGCTCTGTGGGGACATACCAGCCAATTGGTCGCCTGTATGCGAACGCATCCAATGATATCGGCGTCATCACCACTAAAAGAGTTTTCAACGGCAATAACCATATCGGCAAATTTAGGTTATACAGAGACATTGACCATTGCAGATTTAGCCAGAGCTGTAGCGGCTTATAGATTTCACTTAATAACAGACAGAAAAACTCAACTTGAAGGCGTAGGCATTTATATCTGTGATATCTATTTTAAAAATGTTCGTAATATCTTAAGCAATGAATTATTAACTCCAGAACTTATTGAGTTAGACCTTTTATCCACTATAACGAACGAAATTGATAAATTAGAATTAGAGAGCAGAAAAGATGATAAATATAACTCATCTTTTAATATTGATTCATTTTGCCAGCAAAACTTAAATTTTAGCCGCTAAAATTTAGCATTATGATAGCGAAGCAATATTCTTAATAATGCGTCTTTAAATTAAATTTTAAAAAGTGGATTGCGTTTTTGACCACGGAAATTGCTTTGAAAAAAATTCAGCACTATAATTGTTAGTGGGTTAATACCTGCCTGTCCTCTCGAAATTTGGTTTCTTCCGGCGAAGTATGTTGATAACTAAACTAGAGAGGACACCTTTATTTATCATCACAGAGCGGTGGGTTTCGATATTTCCCTTGTGCTAAATCGGACAACCAATCACAAACATCCTTTGATGGAACTCCAACCCCTGTCATTTGAAAGCTTACCCAGGCATCTAGTGATGCAGCCTTGATCGATTCCTGTCTTTCCTCTTGTTCTATATAGCGCGTAATAGCCTGCGTCAATAACCAGTGTATTGAGCGGTCTTTCGTGAGAGCAAGCTGCGCCAGCCTGTCTTTCATTTCTGGGGCGATTTTTACTGATAGCGTTTGTTTCATCTTGATCAACCTACTGTGGGTATTCGCGTTAGCTCCATCATAGCGCCTTTCTCTGGCGTAAAACGTCTTGAAACGGGATTTGAGTCGCGACTCTTACTTTCAAACCTACGTTTGTTATCCCTGATTTGTCTCTAAGTCAGCGTAGTTATTGGTAGAAATAAGGTAGAGGACACTTCGCTGCTCTGGAAAGCACGCTACATGCGGGTTGCGGAGAATTCGGCGCGATATGACTACGAAAAAGCGCGATATGACTACGAGAAAACGCGATATGACTACGAAAAAAGCGATATGACTACGATAAAAAAGCGATATGACTACGATAACAGCCTCAGATGGTTATGATTGCTTTAATCTAGTCATGTTTACCTGAAGTTTTCCCTTGCTACTAGCTTCAATACAGAAGTCTGAGATGATGCCGACACGTTTTAGTTCAGCACCAGCCCTCTCAATTGAATTTTTAAAGTCTCTGAGCCGCCCAGTATAGATTAGTTTGCTTTTCAACCATTCAAGTGAGTGTTTTTGCTGCGCTTCATTTGAGGTTGAAATGAGTCGTTGCAAAGCCTTCGCTATATCTTGATTGTGGAAAAAGTTAAGGCGTTGGTTCCAATCAATTAATGAGAATTCGTTGTTGTAGTACATTCTTACCCAGCGTGGATCTATTTGAAATATATAAGATTTAATCTCATTGTCGTATTCAAATTTATCAATCATATGTAAAGGAGATTGTGAACCCGTCGCGAACCTATTGGTTTCGATAGAAAACATTGCTTGTTCAAGACATAGCATGCTTCGGTGTAACCATTCATAGTTTGCACCGCTGGTATTGCGGCCTATAGCGCGTAGGAATTTTGAGCGACTGATTACAATGGGTTCACCTAATGAGTGCTTTGAGGCTTCATACATAGCTTGCATCCAGACATCAGCTTGGGACTCATCAAGTTGCTCTCCCCAAAATTTAATAACAGCATCAACGCGGCTGACAAGAGTGGTACCCACATACACTGGATTTTTTTTTGAATTAACTGGCGCGAACAGGCTTGAACGAGCGATATGATTCGGCATTATTCGATATGACTCGTCGGTATTTGGTAGAGATAGCGTTCTATCATTCTGTTTTATATTATTTTTATCTAACAGTGCGATTTTATCTTTATGAATAAGATAAGAATCGGCTATAGGCTTAGCGTTGATATGGCTCACAAGACTACCGTTTAGTGTTCAGAGCTGTTGCTAATACCGATCTTTTTTTGTTGCGGGCTATTTGCTCCACTTTTGTTGGGCGGCCACGTTTGGCAGGAACAACAAGGTTTATCGAGCTGGGTAGGGGAGGTTGTTGTGGAGTACACACATGGCCAGCCAACCATTGTTCTACATCTTCCAAGCGCCATAATAAGCGCTTAGTATTGGGTAAGCGGCAGATAGGTGGTAATGACATTGGATTGCGTGTGGCATCGCTGCGGATACTGGCCACGGTTTTATGGATGATTTTAGAAAGTTGTTCGGCGGTCATTAAGTCTTGCATAAGCACTCCATCTTGCGACCATGCTTCTTGCATTGGATCGCATCGGGTTTCAGATGAGTGCAATATTTGCAGAGTGATTAAAAGACATCGCGGTAGAGGAACAGGGAAAATCTTACACTAAATCTTAATGTTACTACGCCACAATCTTGCCACACTTACAACGCACAATACTGCAATTCAACCTCGTGTTCTGCAATTCTTTGTTTACATAATATTTTGATTTTTATTGAAAATATACTCTTAATCCTAGTTTGCACCAGAGTTTAAATTGGCTTTGCCAATGCGCTGATCAGTCGGTTAGAAAAGAAATTAATTGCCCGTGGCTGCCCGAAGCTCAATATCATGGTGCGCGAAGACAATGACGCGGTCATTGGCATGTATGAAAAGCTTGATTATGAAACGCAAGATTCAATTATGCTGGGCAAACGGCTGATTGTGGATCAGGAGTATTGAGGGTTTAGTAAATTGAATTTAAAAGATATTTAATTTAAATTTATTTCTAACTCAATAGCGGCACTGGCCGAAATGACCGAGCAACAGATAAGGTGATTTCGGCCTTTATCGCAAGATTTTTAGCCGCCAATTTTTCTGTTTTCTATTGTTTTTTTCTCCTCAAAAAGACCTTGTTTGCCATAATTTAGCCACACGCATTGATAAAATCTTTTTTGTCACACTCAGGCCACGTTAGAAATAAACTTCCCCTCCAGAAGGAGGGGAAGTTTATTTCTAACGTGGTGTGTGATTAATGCACCGGGACAATATCGGGCATAGGGCTGAAATCATAATAATGAGGCAAATTTTGTATTCCTAGTTGTTGGCCTAGATCTTTGAACCCTGCCATATATTCAATCATAGTGTCGGCAGAGTATATTTCAGTATGAAGATCTTCTACTTCTTGTTCTGTATAATCAGATATATTATCTTTAAGTATTCTAATGTCAGTGATATCGGCAAGATCGGAAATATCTTTGGGGTGTGTGGCATTTGAGTTATTGAATGCTGCGGAAACTAAAAGACTATTTACATCATATATCTTTCCGTCAATATTTATCTTTTCAATAACAGTTGCATGATTAATATCTAACTTAAGAAGTTGAGAAGTGTAATCACTGAATGATGTTTTTATCGTGGTGTATAGATTCGAACTCTTTTTGTCATTGCGCGAGTCAGCAATACTAATCATCTCGCTAAGTTTACTATTAACACTCTCAACAGATCTTGAAAGTAGAGCTGCTGGAACCATTCCTTTTTGATAAAAGTCGTATATTTTGTGGAATTCAGATTGTTCACTATGGATACTGACACCGGTATCAGTCTCCATTTCGAGGGTCTTATTCATATCAATGCTTTGATAGATCGACTTAAAAGAATCATAGGTTTTATCTACATTTCTCTTGCGTTCGGCGTAACCGCTATCATCAAATGTCACTACATTTTGAGTTTTTTTGTCGCGTATATAGGCACGGCCTTCTTTATTTGAATATTCTAAGTTATCTATTTTGGTATTTTTAAATGTTAAGGTATCAGAGCCACCAGTATCTCTAATAACATAATTTCTCGATCCTAAGTCTACATTAAAATTATCATCTCCTGACTCGCCTTTTAATATTCTTGCTTTGGTTGCTGAATCTTCTGCTGCATGGTTATTATCTGTCATTGTTTTTCCTGATTTATTAGTTGAGTTCATCATTGCAAGCGACTTGTCTTGGTGCGCCTGACAAGTTGTACTCTAATCACTTTTTTATTCAGTTAAAATAAACAAACAATAAACATATTCTCACAGTAATATAATTAAATATATTTACATAATGCATTGTTAAGTGATATTTAATTTTGCGGGGCGGGAATTAAGAGGAAACATAAATATCGGGTACTGAATTTATGTCAATACAGTACCCGAGGTTAAGTCGAATTATTTAATCTTAGTAATATTTTTCACATCAACTTCCACAGAGTTCCAGTCTTTATCAACTTTCCCTTCAATTTGGACTTTATCTTGTGGTGTGATGGTTTGGCCTTTCCAGCGCTTGCTGTCGATATCAACAGTGATGGTGCCGGTGCTATCGCGGAAAGTGTAGGTATCATGACCCAGGCGTTCGACGATATTCCCTTCCAGAGTGACGCGGGCATCATCACGCATGCTTTTCACTTTATCTACTGTGGTATTGGTGGCGCTCGGGCCAGAGAACCCGCCCTGTGCTACAGATTGAGTCTGTGTTGTTGCCGGACCATCAAAACCACCCTGCGCGGTGTTTGTCGCACTTTGCGCCAAGAATGGTGTGCTGCATAACATAACCAAGGTTGCAGCTAAGGTCAGTTTCTTCATTTTATTGCTCCTTCAATGAATGAATTATTACATTTGAAACCAGAGACCTTGTCGGTCTCGTTACCCAATACTAGACCAAAATTACATTAGAATTGGCCTATTAATATCTTCAACTAAGCTGAAAATGGCTGCCGGAAGAGTATATATGGGGATAAAGTCTATTTTATCAATCTGATTGGGGGCTTTTCCACCACAGGTTGCATTCGTTTGGATAGGCCGATTATGGGAAAGAATAATTAAAGACTACAGTGTTATGGCACTTTTTCCACGTGTTGGACTCCAATCTCTGGTTATCATTTTTCAACTGCCATGCTTTTGCTTCTGTGCATTGTTCTTTGCAAAATAAGGTTCTTTGCAAGAAAAGGTTTTTGCAGAAAAGCTCATTGGATGCAGTGGTTTTTTAAGGAGCTTTAGATGAATATTCGCCCACGGTTGTCTGGGGTGCGCTTGTTATTACTGGGAGCCCCTTTGTTGCTGGCCGGTTGTTCAGCCACGTCCGGTTTTTCTTGGTCAAGTTTGTCCCCGCTTAATTGGTTTGGCGGCAGCAGTAGCATGCAAGTTACTGATAAAGGTGTCGGTGGAATCACGGCCAGTACGCCTTTAAGCGAAAATGACATCAAAGAAGGGCTGAAAGGTGATTATCGGCTGCGCAGCGGTATGGCAACCAATGATGGCAAATTAGTCTCTTTCTTCCAGGCAATGAAAGCAGACCAAATTAAACTGGTTATCTCCGGTCAACCAAAAGGCACGGTAGAGCGCATTGATGTCATGGATAAAGATATTCCGAGCCAATGGGGTGTGGGCATTGGCACGCCATTTAGTCAGCTCTATAAAAAAGCCTTTGGCGTTTGCCATAAAGGCTCTGGCGATGATAGTGAACAAATAGAATGTGCTGCGCCAGATAGTCAGCATGTCAGCTATTTATTTGCGGGCGACTGGCATGGCCCGGAAGGCTTAATGCCATCTGACGATGCTTTGCAAAGCTGGAAAGTCAGTAAGATTATATGGCGCGCTAAAAGCGAATAAATATTATTATCATTTTATTGTCACTCTATTAAGGCGCGGCTTATGTCTGGCGCCTTAATAACAATTTCATCCCACTCAAAGCCCTCAATTCCTGCTCAATTTTATTTTGCGTTGACGCAAGGTTATTTTAATCGCTTCAGTTATGATATTCGACATAATTGATATGGGTTTTTAGTGAGGAAGAAAAATGACTCAAGTTCAGAGTGGCATTTTGCTGGAACATTGCCGTTTTGCCATTTTTATGGAAGCAAAAATACAGGGCGAATTTGATGTCATTCGCCAAGGGTGTAAAAAATTCTGCCAGACACTACAAGAGTTACAACAAAAATATCCTAATGAGCATTTAGGCGCTGTTATTGCTTTTGGTTCAGATATTTGGCATGACTTGTCCAATGGTCAGGGCGCACAAGAACTAAAGCCTTTTGTTGCTTTGGGCAAAGCGCCCATGATTGCACCAGCCACACAACGCGATTTATTGATTCATATTCAGTCATTACGCCAGGATATTAACTTTACCCTAGCGCAAGCTGCTATTGCCGCTTTTGGCGAGGCTATTGCGGTTGAGGAAGAGACTCACGGTTTCCGCTGGGTTGAAGAGCGTGATTTTACTGGCTTTATTGATGGCACCGAAAATCCACAAGGTGAAAGCCGGCCAGAAGTCGCGGTCATTGCTGAGGGCGAAGAGGATGCGGGTGGTAGTTATGTATTGGTACAGCGCTATGAGCATGACCTGAAAAAATGGCAACGCATTCCTGAACACAAGCAAGAGCAAATTGTGGGCCGTACCAAGCATGATAGTCAGGAATTAGCATCAGACCAACGCCCTGATACTTCCCATGTTAGCCGGGTTGATCTTAAAGAGAATGGTAAGGGGCTGAAAATTCTGCGCCAAAGCTTGCCTTACGGTAAAGCCAGCGGCAAACATGGTTTATATTTCATTGCCTATTGTGCGCGTTTACACAATATCGAACAGCAATTATTGAGTATGTTTGGCTCATTAGATGGCAAGCACGACTTATTACTCGGTTTTAGCAAACCGGTGACTGGCAGCTATTATTTTGCGCCGTCATTGACTAAATTACTGTCTCTGTAAATAACAAAAGGCCGGATATCCGGCCTTTATTTTTTTGGACGTGTTCTAAATAGCGACCGCATCTCGCATTCTATTCAGTACAGTTTGTTTCTGTTCTTTGGTTAATGCGCGCAGTGGCAAACGTGGATTACCGGCATCAATACCATGTAATTGCATCGCCGCTTTTCCGGCTGCAACCCCACCAAATTCGACCAATACGCGAATAAGCGCAATAACTTGATCCATACTACGCTGAACGGCGGCCTGATTACCGGCATTGAAATCAGCAATAATTTTATGGAACAGGGGAGCCGCATAATTATAAGTGCTGCCGACAGCACCAATAGCACCTACCGCCAGACCGCCCGGTAAATGTTCATCTACCCCAAATGGAATATCAAATTTCCCGCCACTCACCCGCAGACAGCGCTGGAATTCATACAAATCCGAATTATTGAATTTAATTCCTGACAAATTTGGGATTTTTGATTCGGCTTTAATCAAGAATTGCTCCATATCCAAATTCACACCGGACATTCCGGAATGGTAGTAATAGAAACCTTTTGACGGAGCTGCGGCTGCGATGGCCTGACAATAGGCGATCAGATCGTCAATATTACCCGGCTTAAAGAAGCAAGGGCCGATGGCGGAAGTCGCGAAGATATCCAGTGTTTCAGCATGACGAGAAAGGTCGACGGCATCTTTAATGCTCAGCGCACCAGTATGTAAGGTAATACTCAGTTGACCTTGTGCTGCTTTTACCCAGCGTTCTGCTATTTTTTTGCGTTCTTCTACTGAGCAATGAATGCCTTCACCGGTGGTGCCGCAAACATAAACGCCTTTCACGCCATCATTTATCAGATGCTCTGCAATTTGGTCGATGACGGGATAATTAACCTCACCCTGCTCATCAAAGGGAGTGTGCGGAGCTGCGATCAGGCCAGTTAACTTTTTCATACGCATCCTTTATAAATCAGAGAAAGTGGGTGACCCGGTTGGTCACGCGAGTTTTTAGGGCTATCAATCTTGAGTTTTCCATCAATTGCACTGGCTAATATTCAGTGCAATCAACATTCAGTCAGTTTTGCAGTTTGGTGTTCTTGTGGAATATGTTGTTGAATGGCATCACAGAACCAACCGCAAATATGTTCAATACGAGTAATAGCCGAGCCGACTGTGACGGCATAAGCCCCCGCAGATATCGCCGCCGCCGCCAGTGCTGGCGAGTTATAACGGCCTTCAGCAATGACTCTACAGCCCGCCTGGGATAGCTGTTTAACCAGTGCCAGATCCGGCTCATCAGGAATAGGG comes from Yersinia canariae and encodes:
- a CDS encoding YgiW/YdeI family stress tolerance OB fold protein yields the protein MKKLTLAATLVMLCSTPFLAQSATNTAQGGFDGPATTQTQSVAQGGFSGPSATNTTVDKVKSMRDDARVTLEGNIVERLGHDTYTFRDSTGTITVDIDSKRWKGQTITPQDKVQIEGKVDKDWNSVEVDVKNITKIK
- the trfA gene encoding plasmid replication initiator TrfA produces the protein MSHINAKPIADSYLIHKDKIALLDKNNIKQNDRTLSLPNTDESYRIMPNHIARSSLFAPVNSKKNPVYVGTTLVSRVDAVIKFWGEQLDESQADVWMQAMYEASKHSLGEPIVISRSKFLRAIGRNTSGANYEWLHRSMLCLEQAMFSIETNRFATGSQSPLHMIDKFEYDNEIKSYIFQIDPRWVRMYYNNEFSLIDWNQRLNFFHNQDIAKALQRLISTSNEAQQKHSLEWLKSKLIYTGRLRDFKNSIERAGAELKRVGIISDFCIEASSKGKLQVNMTRLKQS
- a CDS encoding Dyp-type peroxidase; translated protein: MTQVQSGILLEHCRFAIFMEAKIQGEFDVIRQGCKKFCQTLQELQQKYPNEHLGAVIAFGSDIWHDLSNGQGAQELKPFVALGKAPMIAPATQRDLLIHIQSLRQDINFTLAQAAIAAFGEAIAVEEETHGFRWVEERDFTGFIDGTENPQGESRPEVAVIAEGEEDAGGSYVLVQRYEHDLKKWQRIPEHKQEQIVGRTKHDSQELASDQRPDTSHVSRVDLKENGKGLKILRQSLPYGKASGKHGLYFIAYCARLHNIEQQLLSMFGSLDGKHDLLLGFSKPVTGSYYFAPSLTKLLSL
- a CDS encoding DNA-binding protein: MQDLMTAEQLSKIIHKTVASIRSDATRNPMSLPPICRLPNTKRLLWRLEDVEQWLAGHVCTPQQPPLPSSINLVVPAKRGRPTKVEQIARNKKRSVLATALNTKR
- a CDS encoding CopG family ribbon-helix-helix protein produces the protein MKQTLSVKIAPEMKDRLAQLALTKDRSIHWLLTQAITRYIEQEERQESIKAASLDAWVSFQMTGVGVPSKDVCDWLSDLAQGKYRNPPLCDDK
- a CDS encoding RpoE-regulated lipoprotein, translated to MNIRPRLSGVRLLLLGAPLLLAGCSATSGFSWSSLSPLNWFGGSSSMQVTDKGVGGITASTPLSENDIKEGLKGDYRLRSGMATNDGKLVSFFQAMKADQIKLVISGQPKGTVERIDVMDKDIPSQWGVGIGTPFSQLYKKAFGVCHKGSGDDSEQIECAAPDSQHVSYLFAGDWHGPEGLMPSDDALQSWKVSKIIWRAKSE
- a CDS encoding dihydrodipicolinate synthase family protein gives rise to the protein MKKLTGLIAAPHTPFDEQGEVNYPVIDQIAEHLINDGVKGVYVCGTTGEGIHCSVEERKKIAERWVKAAQGQLSITLHTGALSIKDAVDLSRHAETLDIFATSAIGPCFFKPGNIDDLIAYCQAIAAAAPSKGFYYYHSGMSGVNLDMEQFLIKAESKIPNLSGIKFNNSDLYEFQRCLRVSGGKFDIPFGVDEHLPGGLAVGAIGAVGSTYNYAAPLFHKIIADFNAGNQAAVQRSMDQVIALIRVLVEFGGVAAGKAAMQLHGIDAGNPRLPLRALTKEQKQTVLNRMRDAVAI